The Bos javanicus breed banteng chromosome 21, ARS-OSU_banteng_1.0, whole genome shotgun sequence genome includes a region encoding these proteins:
- the AEN gene encoding apoptosis-enhancing nuclease isoform X2 — MGMVPQEASESVQCPSPSLASPNAKDVLRRKHKRKSRQHQRFMARKALLQEQGLLSPLREPGPSPLPTLPGAPPGTEAASSARQHPRAEPGGAGCSRKPAPRDSAGPLPSKCVAIDCEMVGTGPRGRVSELARCSVVSYHGEVLYDKYIRPEMPIVDYRTRWSGITRQHMRKAIPFQVAQKEILKLLKGKVVVGHALHNDFQALKYIHPRGQTRDTTSVPSLLSQPGLHVRNRVSLKDLALQLLHKKIQVGQHGHSSVEDAVTAMELYRLVEVQWEQQVASSLRAPPEDREPDSSTDMEQYMEDQYWPADPAQGTSGDPGAAPGGRE; from the exons ATGGGGATGGTACCCCAGGAAGCTTCTGAGTCAGTGCAGTGCCCGAGCCCTTCCCTGGCCAGCCCGAATGCCAAGGATGTGCTTCGGAGGAAGCACAAGAGGAAGAGCCGACAGCACCAGCGCTTCATGGCCCGGAAGGCCTTGCTGCAGGAGCAGGGACTGCTGAGCCCACTCCGGGAGCCAGGACCCTCCCCTCTGCCTACGTTGCCCGGGGCCCCGCCAGGCACAGAAGCCGCCAGCAGTGCCAGGCAGCATCCGCGGGCTGAACCTGGAGGTGCTGGGTGCAGCAGAAAGCCAGCCCCCAGGGACTCTGCCGGCCCCTTGCCCAGCAAATGCGTGGCCATCGACTGCGAGATGGTGGGCACAGGACCCCGGGGGCGGGTGAGTGAGCTGGCCCGCTGCTCCGTGGTGAGCTACCACGGCGAGGTCCTCTACGACAAGTACATCCGGCCTGAGATGCCCATCGTGGACTACCGCACGCGCTGGAGCGGCATCACCCGGCAGCACATGCGCAAAGCCATCCCCTTCCAAGTGGCCCAGAAAGAG ATCCTCAAGCTCTTGAAGGGCAAGGTGGTGGTGGGCCACGCCCTGCACAACGATTTCCAGGCCCTCAAGTACATCCACCCTCGGGGCCAGACCCGGGATACCACCTCCGTCCCCAGCCTCCTCAGCCAGCCAGGGCTCCACGTCCGGAATCGTGTCTCTCTTAAGGACCTGGCCCTGCAGCTGCTGCACAAGAAGATCCAG GTGGGCCAGCACGGGCACTCGTCAGTAGAAGACGCCGTGACAGCCATGGAGCTCTACCGGCTGGTGGAGGTGCAGTGGGAGCAGCAGGTGGCCAGCAGCCTCCGGGCGCCGCCTGAGGACAGAGAGCCCGACAGCAGCACAGACATGGAGCAGTACATGGAGGACCAGTACTGGCCGGCGGACCCGGCCCAGGGCACCAGCGGAGACCCGGGGGCAGCGCCAGGCGGAAGGGAGTGA
- the AEN gene encoding apoptosis-enhancing nuclease isoform X1: MGFPRQEYGVGCRFLLQEIFPTQGSCVSCIGRLLPCWQITSQVSLALSGAQMGMVPQEASESVQCPSPSLASPNAKDVLRRKHKRKSRQHQRFMARKALLQEQGLLSPLREPGPSPLPTLPGAPPGTEAASSARQHPRAEPGGAGCSRKPAPRDSAGPLPSKCVAIDCEMVGTGPRGRVSELARCSVVSYHGEVLYDKYIRPEMPIVDYRTRWSGITRQHMRKAIPFQVAQKEILKLLKGKVVVGHALHNDFQALKYIHPRGQTRDTTSVPSLLSQPGLHVRNRVSLKDLALQLLHKKIQVGQHGHSSVEDAVTAMELYRLVEVQWEQQVASSLRAPPEDREPDSSTDMEQYMEDQYWPADPAQGTSGDPGAAPGGRE, from the exons atgggatttcccaggcaagaatacggagtgggttgccgtttccttctccaggagatcttcccgacccagggatcctgcgtctcctgcattggcag ACTGCTGCCCTGTTGGCAGATCACCTCCCAGGTCTCCCTGGCCCTGAGCGGTGCACAGATGGGGATGGTACCCCAGGAAGCTTCTGAGTCAGTGCAGTGCCCGAGCCCTTCCCTGGCCAGCCCGAATGCCAAGGATGTGCTTCGGAGGAAGCACAAGAGGAAGAGCCGACAGCACCAGCGCTTCATGGCCCGGAAGGCCTTGCTGCAGGAGCAGGGACTGCTGAGCCCACTCCGGGAGCCAGGACCCTCCCCTCTGCCTACGTTGCCCGGGGCCCCGCCAGGCACAGAAGCCGCCAGCAGTGCCAGGCAGCATCCGCGGGCTGAACCTGGAGGTGCTGGGTGCAGCAGAAAGCCAGCCCCCAGGGACTCTGCCGGCCCCTTGCCCAGCAAATGCGTGGCCATCGACTGCGAGATGGTGGGCACAGGACCCCGGGGGCGGGTGAGTGAGCTGGCCCGCTGCTCCGTGGTGAGCTACCACGGCGAGGTCCTCTACGACAAGTACATCCGGCCTGAGATGCCCATCGTGGACTACCGCACGCGCTGGAGCGGCATCACCCGGCAGCACATGCGCAAAGCCATCCCCTTCCAAGTGGCCCAGAAAGAG ATCCTCAAGCTCTTGAAGGGCAAGGTGGTGGTGGGCCACGCCCTGCACAACGATTTCCAGGCCCTCAAGTACATCCACCCTCGGGGCCAGACCCGGGATACCACCTCCGTCCCCAGCCTCCTCAGCCAGCCAGGGCTCCACGTCCGGAATCGTGTCTCTCTTAAGGACCTGGCCCTGCAGCTGCTGCACAAGAAGATCCAG GTGGGCCAGCACGGGCACTCGTCAGTAGAAGACGCCGTGACAGCCATGGAGCTCTACCGGCTGGTGGAGGTGCAGTGGGAGCAGCAGGTGGCCAGCAGCCTCCGGGCGCCGCCTGAGGACAGAGAGCCCGACAGCAGCACAGACATGGAGCAGTACATGGAGGACCAGTACTGGCCGGCGGACCCGGCCCAGGGCACCAGCGGAGACCCGGGGGCAGCGCCAGGCGGAAGGGAGTGA